Proteins encoded by one window of Bacteroidota bacterium:
- a CDS encoding DUF2891 domain-containing protein, translating into MQASISRKPLVTGLFVFMLISSINIKASQDETSKSIKLTQEVASDFARLALNCVHKEYPNKTGHVMNDSTEVLSPSEMHPAFYGCFDWHSSVHGHWMLVRLLKLFPNLPEAEEIRNAINSNLKKENILKEVEYYNQEGRKSFERTYGWAWLLKLSEELHGWNDKDGKHWLENIEPLTQRMIKAYTDFLPNQTYPVRTGVHPNTAFGISFALDYARKINDVSFEDFLIERSKTYFQNDKDGPALWEPGGEDFLSPVLIEADLMRRVLNPDEFANWFHQFLPGFSNDQYSNLTQPAIVSDRSDPKGVHLDGLNLSRAWCMLGILNALSKDDPVREILKTAVNIHATSALNNIATGSYEGEHWLASFAVYLLSLEQ; encoded by the coding sequence AACCATTAGTTACAGGGCTATTCGTTTTTATGTTAATTAGTTCAATTAATATTAAAGCGTCACAAGATGAAACTAGCAAATCCATTAAACTCACGCAAGAAGTGGCTTCAGATTTTGCTCGCCTGGCATTAAATTGCGTGCATAAGGAATATCCTAATAAAACAGGGCATGTGATGAATGATTCGACGGAGGTGCTCTCTCCTTCTGAAATGCATCCGGCTTTTTATGGATGCTTTGATTGGCATTCGTCGGTTCATGGTCATTGGATGTTGGTTCGGTTATTAAAACTGTTCCCAAATTTACCTGAAGCTGAAGAAATTAGGAATGCTATAAATTCAAATTTAAAAAAGGAAAACATTCTAAAAGAGGTTGAATATTATAATCAGGAAGGGCGTAAATCATTCGAGCGAACTTATGGTTGGGCATGGTTACTAAAACTTTCGGAAGAATTGCACGGCTGGAATGATAAAGATGGAAAACACTGGCTTGAAAATATAGAACCGCTTACTCAGCGTATGATTAAGGCTTATACAGATTTTCTTCCAAATCAAACTTATCCGGTCAGAACCGGGGTTCACCCGAATACCGCCTTTGGAATATCATTTGCATTAGATTATGCCCGAAAAATCAATGATGTTTCCTTTGAAGATTTTTTAATTGAAAGAAGTAAAACATATTTTCAGAATGATAAGGATGGACCGGCACTTTGGGAACCCGGTGGAGAAGATTTTTTATCACCTGTTTTAATAGAGGCCGATTTGATGAGAAGGGTTTTAAACCCTGATGAATTTGCAAACTGGTTTCATCAATTTTTACCCGGATTTAGCAATGATCAATATTCAAATTTAACCCAACCGGCAATTGTTTCTGACCGTAGTGATCCGAAAGGAGTTCACCTTGATGGATTAAACTTAAGCAGGGCATGGTGTATGTTGGGGATTTTAAATGCTTTATCCAAAGATGATCCTGTAAGAGAAATATTAAAAACAGCAGTTAATATTCATGCAACAAGTGCGTTGAATAACATTGCTACAGGAAGTTACGAAGGTGAGCATTGGCTGGCATCCTTTGCTGTTTATTTACTTTCGCTTGAACAATAA
- a CDS encoding outer membrane protein transport protein — MKRKQNFKSKLTIATMVLVLASSSLFATDGYFGVGFGTKSNGMAGAGIALFQNSLFGANNPAGLVFLGNKYGVSLAVFNPIRSYEITGNPSMYPGTFGLAPGKVESESNIFLMPALSANWMLDDKSAFNVSLFGNGGMNTDYPTATFHGNSPTGVNLMQLFGAFTYSRKLSDNWSVGLSAIAAWQSFEAKGLQAFAGFSMDGTKLTDNGASSALGLGGKLGIYGEITKGLTFGATYQTKISMGQFDEYAGLFAEKGDFDVPATWTAGIAYEFIPEKLVFAFDVKQIFYSKVKSIANTMMSSTGPNFPMGSETGAGFGWQDMTIIKFGVEYATCKDWTLRTGYSHGTNPVQASEVMFNILAPGVIDDHITLGFSKKMGKNELNFAIVRALENTVIGPNPMEAPGQQTIGLTMSQWIFEIGFTF, encoded by the coding sequence ATGAAACGAAAACAAAATTTTAAGAGCAAACTTACAATTGCTACTATGGTATTAGTACTTGCAAGTAGCAGTTTATTTGCCACCGACGGATACTTTGGTGTTGGTTTTGGCACAAAAAGCAATGGTATGGCCGGTGCAGGAATTGCACTTTTCCAAAATTCACTATTTGGAGCTAACAACCCTGCCGGTTTAGTATTTTTAGGTAATAAATATGGAGTAAGTTTAGCTGTTTTTAACCCGATTCGATCGTACGAAATTACTGGTAATCCAAGTATGTATCCCGGTACTTTTGGGTTAGCACCCGGAAAAGTAGAAAGTGAATCAAATATTTTTCTGATGCCTGCATTATCAGCTAACTGGATGCTTGATGACAAAAGTGCTTTCAATGTTTCTTTGTTCGGAAACGGTGGAATGAACACCGATTATCCAACTGCAACATTTCATGGTAATTCACCAACAGGTGTTAATTTAATGCAATTGTTTGGAGCATTCACTTACTCACGCAAATTAAGTGATAATTGGAGTGTTGGTCTGTCTGCAATAGCAGCATGGCAATCATTCGAAGCAAAAGGACTTCAGGCTTTTGCAGGTTTTTCAATGGATGGAACCAAATTAACCGACAATGGCGCAAGCTCAGCTTTAGGATTAGGAGGAAAACTTGGTATTTATGGTGAAATCACAAAAGGATTAACATTTGGAGCTACTTACCAGACCAAAATTTCAATGGGTCAATTTGATGAGTACGCAGGATTATTTGCCGAAAAAGGTGATTTCGATGTCCCTGCAACCTGGACAGCCGGTATAGCTTATGAATTTATTCCTGAGAAATTAGTTTTTGCGTTTGATGTTAAACAAATTTTTTACAGTAAAGTAAAATCTATTGCGAATACCATGATGAGTTCGACCGGACCAAACTTCCCAATGGGATCAGAAACCGGTGCAGGTTTTGGATGGCAAGATATGACCATTATTAAATTTGGTGTTGAATATGCAACTTGTAAAGATTGGACCTTAAGAACAGGTTATTCACACGGAACCAACCCTGTGCAGGCAAGCGAAGTAATGTTTAACATCTTGGCACCCGGAGTTATTGATGACCATATCACTTTAGGGTTTTCTAAAAAAATGGGCAAAAACGAATTGAATTTCGCTATTGTTCGTGCATTAGAGAATACCGTTATCGGTCCAAATCCAATGGAAGCACCTGGTCAACAAACTATTGGTTTAACAATGAGTCAATGGATTTTTGAAATTGGTTTTACATTTTAA
- a CDS encoding Gfo/Idh/MocA family oxidoreductase — protein sequence MKKSSLKPKNFALLGASGYIAPRHMHSIKETGNNLVAALDPFDSVGIIDSYFPNADFFTEPERFDRHLDKKRRNGDEKIDYVSICSPNYFHDAHIRMALRNEANAICEKPIVLNPWNIDALQKIEKESDKKIYNILQLRLHHSIIDLKREVDNGPKDKIYDIDLTYITARGPWYFISWKGNPAKSGGVATNIGVHFFDMLTYIFGKCKKSDVHLLDQQTNAGFLILERARVRWFLSVDDKCLPKEAIEKNQRTYRSITIENREIEFSGGFTDLHTLVYKDILNEKGFSLEDARASIEMVYHIRNANAIGSKGDYHPFLKK from the coding sequence ATGAAAAAATCATCTCTCAAACCAAAAAATTTTGCACTTCTCGGTGCATCGGGTTATATTGCCCCCCGACATATGCACAGCATTAAGGAAACCGGAAACAATCTGGTTGCCGCACTCGATCCATTTGATAGCGTCGGGATAATTGATTCATATTTCCCAAATGCAGATTTCTTTACCGAACCGGAAAGATTTGACAGGCATCTTGATAAAAAAAGAAGAAATGGTGACGAAAAAATAGATTATGTCAGTATCTGTTCTCCAAATTATTTTCATGATGCTCATATTCGTATGGCTTTGAGAAATGAAGCTAACGCCATTTGCGAAAAACCGATTGTATTAAATCCATGGAATATAGATGCGTTGCAAAAAATTGAAAAGGAAAGCGATAAAAAGATTTATAATATTCTACAACTAAGACTTCATCATAGTATTATTGATTTAAAAAGAGAAGTGGATAATGGACCCAAAGATAAAATTTATGATATTGATTTAACATATATTACTGCTCGAGGGCCTTGGTATTTTATTTCATGGAAAGGTAATCCAGCTAAATCGGGAGGGGTTGCAACAAACATTGGGGTTCATTTTTTCGACATGTTGACTTACATCTTTGGTAAATGCAAGAAGAGTGATGTACATTTACTTGATCAACAAACAAATGCGGGTTTTCTGATTCTTGAAAGAGCAAGGGTTCGATGGTTTCTAAGTGTGGATGATAAATGCCTTCCGAAAGAAGCAATTGAAAAAAATCAAAGAACATACAGATCCATTACGATTGAAAACAGGGAAATTGAATTTTCGGGTGGATTTACCGACTTACATACCCTTGTTTATAAAGATATTTTGAATGAAAAAGGATTTTCACTCGAAGATGCCCGCGCTAGTATTGAAATGGTGTATCATATTAGAAATGCCAATGCAATTGGTTCAAAGGGAGATTATCACCCGTTTTTGAAGAAATAA
- the wecB gene encoding UDP-N-acetylglucosamine 2-epimerase (non-hydrolyzing): MKIATIIGARPQFIKHAVLEPELKKHFKHISIHSGQHYDTEMSQVFYDELGIDLPTYTLNTNGTLHGEQTAGILIETEKILLAEKPDMVLIYGDTNTTLAGALAASKLNISVAHIESGMRSFNKNMPEEINRIVADHLSGLLFVSSDQSLEQLKKEGIYSNVFNCGDIMKDLIFTILEKGLLHRKSMPTDIIYCTLHRPYNTDEPDRLKYILDQLNHLNKNVVFPIHPRTKKMMTKYNFHEENFTNIDFIKPQSYINNLNYLYNSVALVTDSGGMQKEAYFLKKRCITIRTETEWTETLDNNWNTLIFENLAQINQLLEQPLGSWNKELYGDGNARKIIIDEIIKYFK, translated from the coding sequence ATTAAAATAGCAACCATAATTGGTGCAAGACCACAGTTTATTAAACATGCTGTGCTCGAACCTGAGCTTAAAAAACATTTTAAGCATATTTCTATTCACAGCGGACAACATTATGATACTGAGATGAGTCAGGTTTTTTATGACGAATTAGGAATTGATTTACCCACTTATACTCTAAATACCAATGGAACTTTGCATGGTGAACAAACCGCTGGAATTTTAATCGAAACTGAGAAAATCCTATTAGCTGAAAAGCCAGATATGGTCCTTATATACGGTGATACCAATACGACTCTGGCAGGTGCTTTAGCTGCATCAAAACTAAACATCTCTGTTGCACATATCGAATCAGGTATGAGGAGCTTTAATAAGAATATGCCTGAAGAAATCAATAGGATCGTAGCGGATCATTTGTCCGGATTATTATTTGTTTCCTCAGATCAATCGCTTGAACAGCTGAAAAAAGAAGGAATTTATAGTAATGTTTTCAATTGTGGGGACATCATGAAAGATTTGATCTTCACCATTTTAGAAAAGGGCTTACTTCATAGAAAATCGATGCCTACTGATATAATTTATTGCACTCTACATCGTCCTTATAATACGGACGAACCCGATCGATTAAAATACATTTTAGATCAACTTAATCATTTGAATAAAAATGTTGTATTTCCAATCCATCCCCGAACAAAAAAGATGATGACTAAATATAATTTCCATGAGGAAAATTTTACAAACATAGATTTTATTAAACCCCAATCTTATATAAATAATCTAAATTATCTCTACAATTCTGTTGCCCTAGTCACTGATTCAGGTGGAATGCAAAAAGAAGCTTATTTTCTCAAGAAAAGATGTATAACCATCAGAACTGAAACTGAATGGACCGAAACTCTAGATAATAATTGGAATACACTAATATTTGAAAATTTAGCACAGATAAATCAATTGCTTGAGCAACCGTTGGGTTCATGGAATAAAGAACTCTATGGAGATGGGAATGCAAGAAAGATCATCATTGATGAAATAATAAAATACTTCAAATAA